Below is a window of Solibacillus sp. FSL R7-0668 DNA.
AAATGTGCGGAAAAAAAGATGGGAGTTCCCATCTGAATTTCCTACTTATCTAGTTTGTCGGACATATTTTTAAGAATTTGTAACTTTTCTTGCTGTATTTTAAGCATTTTAAGTAAAAACCAAATCACAAATACAACTGGAACTATGTAGAAAAGTAAGCTAAGGATCGGTAAAAAAGCGATTAACATACTCATAAATGAGGGTCTCCTTCTCTTTTGGTAAGTATTCATAAAAAAAGACTCAAGCAACAGCTCAAGTCAGCAAAACTATACTCTATTAGTATAGCACGTGTGTTTGGTTAATGCTAAAATATCGGATTTTCTATTTGAACTTTTGAGGTTTTTCAACCTTTATTGAAGCTACTTCACCGCAAGACTTACAAAAAGTCAAAATAAGCGGGGATCCTGCACTAAATATAGACCCTATTGGTCTAACATTACCTTGACTAGTGGAAGCACCAACTTCACCGGTTGTAAATGAATTGCTACCACAAGCCTTACAAACTATTTTATTATTTTCCATATTATCACCTTTTTATGTAAATTATAGCACATAAAAACCGCAGCGAGTACAAGCGCTACGGTTTCCCTCTTGCTATATGAGTGACAACTAATTATAGCATAAGGGGGCAATCTTATGGCAGGGCAAGGGCAAATGGATATTGGTTATATGATTGGTGAGTACAGATTTTGGAAAAAAGAAATTATGCGCCTTGAAAGTGTAATGTGGGGTGGGTACAATCCATCGCGTTCTGAAGGTGTGGCGCAATATGGTATTGAAGCAGTTATGCCAAAAGGAAGTTTAATTCGTTCTGCACGCGAATTAGATCAGATGGATGCACGGGAACGAATCCAGTATAAGCGCTGGGAAAAGTTAAGCTCCTACATTTATGCATTAGATTGCGGCTTTGAGATATTGCGAGAAGAAAAGTTGCAGACGATTTATGACTGTTTGTTAGATGGCATGACGTACCGTCAAATCGCCGAGCATCTGAATACTTCAAAAGATTTTGTACGTATCAAACGCAATCAGATAATTAGCCAAATTAGCCAAAATAGCCAGATTCGTGCAATGTTGACACCTGAAAAAACGGCGGTGTAAACTGGGAGGGAGGTCGGAGCGGTTTTACTTCTCCTACACAATGACTTCGTCCTTTAAAAGATTAAAAGATTAAATTCCCTTCTTTTTACCACAAAATAAAATGAGGGCTAAATATTTCGAGACAAGGAGCATCTGTTATGGGTGCTCTTTTTTCTGTGCATTAAAATGAGCGATTAGCATAAGGAGTTGATACAAAATAAACAAATGTCGGAGGTGGTGTTAATGAGACGTGATTAATTGGGAAGAAATTAAACAAGAATATGAAACAACCAAAATTACATTAGTGAAATTAGCAGAAAAGCATGATATTCCGTTGGGTACGATTAAGAGCCAAAAGAGCCGTGATACAAAAAGCGGCAATCCATGGGTGCGAGATGGGACTAAAAAGGATGCAACCAAAATTGGGAAGGTTGCAACCATTACGAAAGAGGATGCAACCGAAAAAGGGTTGAAGAAATCCGAGCGTTATCCAAATGGGCATCCGGGTAATCCGAATCCTACGCCAAAGTTTGCCAAACGCAACCAAGCAGCACGCAAACATGGGTTGAGAGCAAAGTATTTTACAGCAACACAACGCGAAATTATGGAAGATTTTGAGGACTTCTCACTTCTAGAAAAATTATGGATGCAAATTGAAATTAAGTTTTCAGCCATTATCCAAATGCAAAAAATTATGTGGGTAGACAATAGTTTCGAAACATTGGATGAAATTGAAATGAGGTCCGATGGTGAGAATGGCAGTTTAACGAAATATAAAGTCGTTTATGCTTTCGAACAATTTGAATCCTACATTAAAGCGCAAGCAAGAGCGATGGCTGAGTATCGTAATTTAGTAGACAAGTATTTGCAACTAAGTGGTGAAGATGACGAACGCAGATTGAAATTAAAGAAAATGCAACTAGATGTAGATAAGACTACAGCGGAAATTGAAGTGCTTAACAAATCGAAAAAGCCGGATACATCTGTTGTTAACATCGTAGACGCATGGGCGGGTGAAGTTGATGAGTAAGCCGACCATCGACATACAAGAAAATGTTAATCCGCACTTTAAACCTGTATGGACTACAACAAAGCCGTACAATATTTTGCGTGGTGGTCGTAACTCGTTTAAGTCATCAGTTATTGCGCTGTTGCTTGTTTATAAAATGATTCAGATGATTTGCCGAGGTGAAAAAGCCAACATCATTGTCATTCGTAAAGTCGCTAATACAATTCGCGACAGTGTGTATTTAAAAATTCAGTGGGCCATTCGTAAATTTGACATGACGGACGATTTTGATATGACCGTTTCGCCGTTTAGGATTACGCACAGGGGCACAGGCTCATCGTTTAGTTTTTACGGTCAAGATGATTTCCAAAAATTAAAGTCGAATGACATAGGTAACATCATCGCTGTTTGGTACGAGGAGGCTGCTGAATTTAAAAGCGCCGAGGAATTTGACCAAACCAATACGACATTTATGCGTCAAAAGCACCCGTTAGTAGCGATGGTGCTATTTTTTTGGTCTTATAATCCACCACGTAACCCGTACCACTGGATAAATGAGTGGTCGGATGAAATGGCAGCATCTCCACAACATTTAGTCCATCACTCAAGTTTTAAAGATGATGTACTTGGATTTGTTACGGAGCAAATGTTAGTTGAGATTGAGCGTATCAAAACGAACGATAATGACTATTATCTGTATCTGTACGAGGGTTTGCCTGTTGGTTTAGGAACGAACATTTACAATATTAATCTTTTCCAACTTATCGATGAGATACCGCAGGACGAGCACATCATTTTAATTGATAGTGCATCTGATACGGGGCATCAGGTGTCAGCAACTTCACACGGCTCTTTTGGATTGACCAATAAGGGTAATGTCATTTTGCTAGATACGTATTATTACAGTCCAGCCAATAAAGCCAATAAAAAAGCACCTAGTGAGCTTTCTAGTGATTTTAAGGAGTGGTCAGATAAACAGGTAGCACAATATGGTAAATACTTCGATGTGCAAACAATTGATAGTGCAGAGGGTGCGCTACGCAACCAAGTATATAAAGATCATGGCATACGGCTACACCCAATCACCAAAAAGAAAAAGGTGGACATGATAGACAACGTCCATACTTTGTTGGCACAAGGACGGGTGTACGTTTTAGATACGCCGAATAACAAAATTTTTATCGATGAACACAAAAAATATCAATGGGATGCCGATACATTGGAATCAGACGACCCAAAGGTTATTAAAGAGGATGACCATACGTGCGATATGTTCCAATATTATGTAAACGATAATTTGCGCAAATTAGGGCTGAAACAATAGGGGGGAGAATATGGTTGAAAAATCAATTACCATTCCAGTTACGCAATCAAATTCATATGATAATACCGAGCCTATGGCACGCGAAAAAATCGAAATTCCGATTTGTACAGGTGACGGCTACGGTCGTATTTCTGTTTATAAAGATGATTTTTTTAAGGAAATACGTAAAAATGCTGGAATCGGTATTTATCATGATTTTACAAAGTAGGTGAAACCATGCTAGAAGGAATTAAAGGTTTTTTACGGAAAGTAGGTGTGAAATTGGGCTTAATCAAACAGTTGGAGAGCGTCGCGAGCCATAAAAAAGTGTCGTTACCCGAAAACTTTTATCAAAAAATACTCATGTGGCGAGAGCTGCACAAGGGCTATTATGCCGAAATGCATGATTTAAAATATCGTAACATCGAAAAAGGTGAGCAAACGCGCGTAATGGCAACGCTAGGCATGCCGAAAGTGATTGCTAATGAAATGGCAACACTTATTTTTAATGAGCGTTGTAATATCAGTATTTCCGATGATGGCTACGGCAAATTTATCGAGGATGTTTTTACCGATAATAAATTTAACGGCAATTTTCAGCAGTATCTTGAGTTTATGTTTGCACAGGGCGGTACGGTTGTAAAACCGTACGTAAAAAACGGTAAGGTGCAGCTCTCTTATGTTACGGGCGATTGCTTTTTACCAATTAGCTGGAGCAATAGTAATATCACCGAGGGTGTCTTTGTTAGCGAGATACGCAAGCAAGGCAAAGTTTACACACATTTAGAGTGGCACACGTTTGAGGGGCAATCTTATGTGATTACCAACGAGCTGTATGAGAGTGCTACTGGCACGGATTTAGGTACAAAGGTTTCGTTAGCTGTTTTATTCCCTGACCTTGAGCCGGTGGTGTCTGTATCAAACGTTTCACGTCCACTATTTGCTTATTTTAAGCCTGCGATTGCCAACAATATCGACAGCACCGTGCCGTTGGGTGTGTCCATTTACGCTAACTCATACGATACGATTAAGGCGCTCGACATTGCATTTGATAGCTTTATTCGTGAGTTTAGGCTAGGACGCAAGCGTATTTTAGTGCCGTCTCACATGGTTAAAACAGTCATCGATACAGATGGTACTGCGCACCGTTATTTTGATGCGACAGACGAGACGTATGAGGCATTTAACGGAGATATGGATGACAAACAAATAAAAGATATATCGATTGAGTTGCGCGTTGAGGAGCATATAGGGGCTATCAACGCGTTTTTAAATATTCTCGCAATGCAAACTGGCTTTAGTAGTGGTTCATTTAGTTTCGATGGTAAGTCTGTAAAGACCGCTACCGAAGTTGTGAGCGAGAATAGCAAGACGTTCCGTACAAAGCAGAGTCATGAAAATGTAATTGAGCAAGGCATTACGGATTTAATCGAGTGCATTGGTGTGGTCGCGCAGCTTTACGGCTTGTATACACCACCAGCCGAATACGATGTAACAGTCACCTTTGACGATTCAATCGCACAGGATCGCACGGCAGATATTAATGAGCAGATTTTACTTGTGTCCGCTGGATTGCAATCTAA
It encodes the following:
- a CDS encoding sigma-70 family RNA polymerase sigma factor, translated to MAGQGQMDIGYMIGEYRFWKKEIMRLESVMWGGYNPSRSEGVAQYGIEAVMPKGSLIRSARELDQMDARERIQYKRWEKLSSYIYALDCGFEILREEKLQTIYDCLLDGMTYRQIAEHLNTSKDFVRIKRNQIISQISQNSQIRAMLTPEKTAV
- a CDS encoding PBSX family phage terminase large subunit; the encoded protein is MSKPTIDIQENVNPHFKPVWTTTKPYNILRGGRNSFKSSVIALLLVYKMIQMICRGEKANIIVIRKVANTIRDSVYLKIQWAIRKFDMTDDFDMTVSPFRITHRGTGSSFSFYGQDDFQKLKSNDIGNIIAVWYEEAAEFKSAEEFDQTNTTFMRQKHPLVAMVLFFWSYNPPRNPYHWINEWSDEMAASPQHLVHHSSFKDDVLGFVTEQMLVEIERIKTNDNDYYLYLYEGLPVGLGTNIYNINLFQLIDEIPQDEHIILIDSASDTGHQVSATSHGSFGLTNKGNVILLDTYYYSPANKANKKAPSELSSDFKEWSDKQVAQYGKYFDVQTIDSAEGALRNQVYKDHGIRLHPITKKKKVDMIDNVHTLLAQGRVYVLDTPNNKIFIDEHKKYQWDADTLESDDPKVIKEDDHTCDMFQYYVNDNLRKLGLKQ
- a CDS encoding phage portal protein, with product MLEGIKGFLRKVGVKLGLIKQLESVASHKKVSLPENFYQKILMWRELHKGYYAEMHDLKYRNIEKGEQTRVMATLGMPKVIANEMATLIFNERCNISISDDGYGKFIEDVFTDNKFNGNFQQYLEFMFAQGGTVVKPYVKNGKVQLSYVTGDCFLPISWSNSNITEGVFVSEIRKQGKVYTHLEWHTFEGQSYVITNELYESATGTDLGTKVSLAVLFPDLEPVVSVSNVSRPLFAYFKPAIANNIDSTVPLGVSIYANSYDTIKALDIAFDSFIREFRLGRKRILVPSHMVKTVIDTDGTAHRYFDATDETYEAFNGDMDDKQIKDISIELRVEEHIGAINAFLNILAMQTGFSSGSFSFDGKSVKTATEVVSENSKTFRTKQSHENVIEQGITDLIECIGVVAQLYGLYTPPAEYDVTVTFDDSIAQDRTADINEQILLVSAGLQSKVKALRKIHGLTEEEARQLLDEIKAESQLGDDDVIDFYKKDKKRTDA